In a genomic window of Magnolia sinica isolate HGM2019 chromosome 16, MsV1, whole genome shotgun sequence:
- the LOC131229056 gene encoding F-box protein At5g39250 has protein sequence MTKDESFGEVLKVVFPLLDGKDLASCMRVCRQWRDIAQDDYFWKCLCAKRWPSICKRPSPPMLSYQKLFQTFSKRHRCRTLLPPRLSFNDLEFYIDIWSGERLLFSEVVPGSVLQTGIKSPPPGICNVLKIHLEGPEYKMTMPVEPRFTIPLSQTVNVSVLVGRKDTDKIACIVNKSVFDYVDATSFRALAFDYLDFSPVYPFVSGIRAWVSLLFMEDGNDRVIDVFGIEIDFCDAASSENEVLWLLDMLDWK, from the coding sequence ATGACAAAGGACGAGTCATTTGGGGAAGTCCTGAAGGTTGTTTTCCCTCTACTAGATGGTAAAGACCTAGCTTCTTGTATGCGGGTATGCCGACAATGGCGAGATATTGCCCAGGATGATTACTTCTGGAAGTGCCTCTGTGCCAAAAGATGGCCTTCGATCTGCAAAAGGCCTTCTCCGCCCATGTTAAGTTACCAAAAGCTCTTCCAAACCTTCTCTAAACGCCACCGCTGCCGAACCCTCCTTCCTCCGAGACTCTCCTTCAATGACTTAGAATTCTACATCGACATATGGTCTGGAGAGAGACTACTCTTCTCGGAAGTGGTCCCTGGTTCCGTTCTCCAAACTGGGATCAAGAGTCCCCCGCCTGGCATCTGCAACGTGCTGAAGATCCACTTGGAGGGGCCCGAGTACAAGATGACCATGCCAGTGGAGCCGAGGTTTACCATTCCCCTCAGCCAGACTGTCAATGTCTCAGTGTTGGTGGGCCGCAAGGACACTGACAAGATTGCCTGCATTGTCAACAAATCTGTGTTTGACTATGTAGATGCGACTTCCTTCCGTGCACTTGCCTTTGACTATCTCGACTTCTCACCTGTCTACCCATTTGTCTCAGGTATCCGGGCATGGGTGTCCTTGCTTTTCATGGAAGATGGTAATGACAGGGTCATTGATGTTTTTGGCATCGAGATAGATTTCTGTGATGCTGCAAGCTCTGAGAATGAGGTGTTGTGGCTCTTAGACATGCTAGACTGGAAATAA